DNA from Vibrio gazogenes:
CCTCACGACAAACCGAAACATCCACCCCATGCAAGAACAATTGCTTCCGGCTCATCGACGGTGATGATTGATGGGAAGCCAGCCGCGATGTCTGGATGCTCGGTCAATTGTGGCGGAGTGGTGAATGTCAGCGGTGGTACGGTCAATATCGGCAATCGCCCTGGCGGGGATGCATCCAGCATATCTGTAAAACCGTTGGCAAAAATTGAGAGTCGCACCCATCAATCGCCATCTCACAACACTGCACAGCATTCATCCGGTCAATCCGATCCCAGTTTGGCTTCAAACGTAGTTCAGGGAGGCTGCTACACGCGTACAATCAAAATCAATCCAAAGAATATGTACTGGCCGGATTATGGATTATCGCAAACAGTAGAAATTGTCTACGAGCAGGAGACGATTCAATTCGCGGTACTTGCTCCCGATGAATGGCAAACCTTTTTTGACAGTCTGGATGCAGCAAAAACAATCAAAGAGACGGCCACGGGATTATACAACGCCCGAGAAACCGCCAAGGCATTAGGTGGTTTAGGTGCCGTGGCCTTTATCAAAGAAATTAATGGTGTCGAGTATTTGATCCTAAAAAACTATGACAAATGGCAACAGACTTTGCTGCACGGCGGTGTATTTAAAGCCAACCATGAAAGAGTGGTTAAACTCGGTCTTGGCGCATTGGATTCAACAAAAGGCATGGTACGATACGTCAAAGTCAGTGCCCCTATGGAAATTCTTGTCGGCTCAGCCATCAATGTTCTTCAGGTTATCGTGAACGATGAATATACATTGAGAAAGCTTGGTGTGGATGAAGCAAAATTATTTGTTCATGCAATCGCTGTTGCAGGACTGGCTCTTGGCCTTGGGATGACTTTCCCTGCGTTTGCAGCAACAGTCGTTGGTCGACTAACGTTACTTGTTATTTCTAGTGCGACTGTTTGGGTTGCCGACAAGTGGACTGATTTTGAGAAGAAACTTGTCAATAAAGTATTGGAGAACTCTGAGTGACTAAATGGATTCTATTGATAGTAATGTCTATTTTCTTCTTCGTGCTAGGAAGCGGCATTTTTTTCCATTTTTATTTACAGCCATTTTTTACCAGTGAATCAGAGATAGTGTCAGCAGATCCATTTACTTTCATGGCTTTTATATTCGGGGGAAGTGCAGGACTACTCATGTTAGCGCCACTCAATACATGTTTCCGACTCATTTATAAACGGGAGATTAATATTAAAATGCTTTGTGCAATCCCCCTGTTAGCTGGCTGTTTATCCGCTTTCCTTAATTTTCAGATATATCAAAAAATTATAACGCCACAAGGATTGATTGAATGCCCGAAAAAATCGGGTTACAAAAAGAACTTACTCAGGGATTATGTAAAAAACATTCAGCAGTGTGAAAAGTTCTAATTGAGTGGTGATCGACAATGTTCAACTCAAGCACCATCTCAATTGGCATCATTCCCCAGCCGCGCCTGACACAGCCGTTCCACCAGTGCTTGTAGTTTCTCCACTTCACTTTGTAAATAGGTCAGCTCTTCTAAGGTGATTTCATAATGCATTGAATAACGCGCATCGATATAGGCGCGTTGCAGACGGCGGAAACTGCGGCGGTGGAATTTATCGTCCATCGGGAAAATGTCGGCAAACGCGAGATCCTGACCGGCACAGTATTTTTTCAGCTTTTCAATATTATGCGTTTTCGGCAGATAGTTGGTCAGCACCAGTAAGGTACAGGCAAACAAGCGTTCGACAGATTGGTGGAGCTGGAAAGCTGCGTTACTGAGCCATTTCTTATCAGATAAGGCCTGACTAAAGAAATGGAAAAACTGCTGTGCACTTTCAAACCAATAATCATAATGCTTTTGCGCAATTTGATGCATTTCTGTTTCACTCAAATTACCCGGCTCGGCCAGCGCTCTTGGTATCGCGGCAAAGATTTCTATCCCTTCCTGACGGATATCCTTAAAAAAGTAGTGACCTTGCCGCAGTTGTTCATTGACTTCCTGCCAAGTGTGAACAATCAAACCTAACGGCGCACTTTTCACTTTACGGTCGATCTGTTCTTCTGCCCGACGCCAGATTAAATCTTCTTCCACCAGTGCGGGCTGATTCACAATCACCAAGATGTCATAGTCGCTGACATAACCATTCGGAATATCACTCACCCAACCGCCTTTGGCATGGCTACCGAACAGAATGATTTTCAGGATCTTGAACTCAGACTTACTCCCCTGCTTGTTGGCGATGAAATCATCCAACGTATCGCGCAGAATGGTCGAAATCAGCCCCAGCTCGTGCTGTTTTCGTTCAGGAAGGTGGTCGAGAGCAGTCCTCATATTGAATGATTTTAACCAGTTAGCCGATAATGCCCCTAGTGTGGCGAGGTGCCGGACAAATGTCTATGCCTTTGTCCGGTGTTAACCGGAGTAACGATTTAAATCTGCGAGTCAGGACAAAATATGGTTGATGGTGGCGAGTTGGGGAATGGGTCAAAAAATAACAATACAACCGAGAGCGACAAACACCCTCAGAAATAAAAACGTGAATTAGCGCATATGCAAAAGGGTGGTCATTCATCACGTAATAAATAATAATAAAACGCATATCAAAAGACTGAACAGTAGGCTACCTAGGTTCCATGAAAATTGAATGTCCTCATTGTCACACTGACAATAACATCGAGTTTGCCGAAAACATTACTTGTAAAAAGTGTGAAAAGAATTTTAAAGGCTTCAAATTTAGCAAGCGCAAACTTGTGTCAGCGAGTACCGCTTTGCTCCTTGGTGCTGTTGGTGGATACAAGGTAAACACAGCTTTAGATAAAGAACGTTATCCATTAGAAGTGGAATATGCCATTGTCGATACCTGTATTAACTCGTCAAAAAATATGGTGTCAGTAAGATGGTATGAAAGTAAGCGAGAACGATGTTTATGTGCGCTTGCCGAAACAGAAAAATCCGTTTTGTACTCCGATTATAAATCGGATCAAAAGCTATTCTTGAGTAACTTTAGGTTAAACGCCAAAGATTGCTCATAGATACATAATGAGAGGCAGCGATTGCTGCCTCTCATTATGACTAGCGTTTGGGTGTGTTACCACGACCTTTACCTGACGGATTGCCAGTTTTACTTGGATAGTTAGGATTTTCTTTGGTCATGTTTTGCGCTTTTGAATCTGGCTTTTGGTTATTAGCAGCAGCACGTTGGGCGCGAGCAGCGAATGAATCCTTATCTATTTGTCCACCATTTTGTTTTGCTTGATTCGCTTGAATACGAGCAGCGGCTTCTGGGGTCATTGGTGCTTTGTTTTTAGACATAATATTTTCCTTTTCGTTAATTGAATGCTTGTCTCCGCTGAGACCATCGCATAGTAACTAATAAGGTAGGGACAAATGGGGACAGCTCAAAAACAGAAACAAATTCGAACCATGTTGGATGCGTTAGGTTGGAGTCATAAGCAACTCGCGGACATACTGTATGAGGAGCTTCAATGTCCTGAGTATGAAGATATGGACAACATTCCTCCCGAAGAAAAACGCAAATTTCGTGAGATTATCAAGAAGCAGTTACAAAGAGAATCTACTCCAGAAAGTAGGCTTGAACAATATGTAAAAGTAATTTCTGAGCACCCAGATTTTATTGCATTAAGGCTAGATGTAGTGCTTCCAAAATATATTAACCATCGATGCTTAAGTGATAACTCGCTTGCAGAGTTAACAGACATATCCAGTTGGTTGGATGATGAGCATAGTCTTTAAAAAACGGATATGTTTTATCTGGATAATATGATTTAGCACTTTATTTATAGCTTTTGTTAATTAACGGGAACATAGAATGTACAAAGGACATTGGTATGATGTTGTGGGCAAGGAGAGAACAGATCTCAGAGCTATGAGTCTCGATTTCAGCTCTCTTAAGTTGGCTATAGATGAAGTAATGAACGTATTACCTGATACTCGGTTAATCGTTATGAACGAGAGGTTAGATTGGGGTTTAATATCTATTGAAGAAACAAAGCGAATGTTAATCTGTAGGGACTAGATAGTTATCAAGACAATCTAGCTAAAACGATCTTTGTTGCTTTCCTCACTGTTTTCTTTATAAGCATCTGGTATCATAATAATTTAATGATACTAAAGAGGAAATTTACATGACGTGCAGTTGTTGTAATAAAAGTTTGAACATAGGGATGATACATAAGAAAGATCCCCATACAGGCCAAAATTTTAAGTCCTGTCCTCATTGTTCTGATGCAAATGGCGTGGAGCACGTTTTCCATCCATATCCATCGTCCTTTGGTAAAACACCTGCTAGAGTGACCGCCCGAAACCCTGAAGGATACCAAAGCTACTGTATAGATTGTCGTCGACTAGATAGGGGTATGCAATCTGAAACCTATATGAATGGTAAAACGTGCAGTAGTCTTGTATAGAAATCTGATGAATTTATTCCAAAATGATGCAGTTAAATGGTTGTCAACGCTCGATACAGCGAGCGTTGATCTATTAATAACCGATCCCCCTTATGAATCTTTAGAAAAACACCGAAAAATTGGTACAACAACTCGACTTAAGGTTAGTAAGTCGTCAAGCAACCAATGGTTTGAGATATTCCCTAACGATAGGTTTGAAGAGTTACTTAGTGAGATCTATCGTGTGCTTAAAAACCACTCTCATTTTTACCTTTTCTGTGACCAAGAAACTATGTTTGCCATTAAGCCGATTGCGGAAAAAGTCGGATTCAAATTTTGGAAACCGATCATCTGGGACAAGGTTAGTATTGGTATGGGCTATCATTACCGCGCTCGACATGAGTACATATTATTTTTTGAAAAGGGTAAGAGAAAACTCAATGATTTAGGAGTACCCGATATATTAACCCATAAGCGGGTATATAGAGGATATCCAACTGAAAAACCAGTAGACCTTCTTGAAGTTCTCATAGCTCAGAGTAGTCGAGAAGGAGAAATGGTAGTTGACCCATTTTTTGGTTCAGGTTCAACCTTAGTTGCGGCTAAAAATTTGAAAAGACAATTTAAAGGGAATGATCTTTCTCCCTCAGCTCATGGACATCTTCGCCAACGTACTGACTTTGAGACCTAAAGGCTGACTAGATAGAATGGCAGAATTATATTTATTATCTTTTAGGCTCCACTTAAAAAATTAGTTCTTCCGCCTAATCCAACTTCGCCTGAAATTTCCCCGGTGTTTCACCGAAACGCTGACGGAACACCTCAATATAGGCGCTGACGTTGTGATAGCCGCTCCGCTCGGCAACATCGCTGATCGGTAAACCCGCCAGCAGCCACTTCAACGAGATGACAATCTTGGACTGTTGACGCCATTGGCTAAAGGTAAGCCCTGTTTGTTGCGTAAAGATACGGCTCAGCGTACGGACACTCATTCCCGCC
Protein-coding regions in this window:
- a CDS encoding HEPN domain-containing protein, whose translation is MRTALDHLPERKQHELGLISTILRDTLDDFIANKQGSKSEFKILKIILFGSHAKGGWVSDIPNGYVSDYDILVIVNQPALVEEDLIWRRAEEQIDRKVKSAPLGLIVHTWQEVNEQLRQGHYFFKDIRQEGIEIFAAIPRALAEPGNLSETEMHQIAQKHYDYWFESAQQFFHFFSQALSDKKWLSNAAFQLHQSVERLFACTLLVLTNYLPKTHNIEKLKKYCAGQDLAFADIFPMDDKFHRRSFRRLQRAYIDARYSMHYEITLEELTYLQSEVEKLQALVERLCQARLGNDAN
- a CDS encoding elongation factor Ts, coding for MGTAQKQKQIRTMLDALGWSHKQLADILYEELQCPEYEDMDNIPPEEKRKFREIIKKQLQRESTPESRLEQYVKVISEHPDFIALRLDVVLPKYINHRCLSDNSLAELTDISSWLDDEHSL
- a CDS encoding DNA-methyltransferase, with protein sequence MNLFQNDAVKWLSTLDTASVDLLITDPPYESLEKHRKIGTTTRLKVSKSSSNQWFEIFPNDRFEELLSEIYRVLKNHSHFYLFCDQETMFAIKPIAEKVGFKFWKPIIWDKVSIGMGYHYRARHEYILFFEKGKRKLNDLGVPDILTHKRVYRGYPTEKPVDLLEVLIAQSSREGEMVVDPFFGSGSTLVAAKNLKRQFKGNDLSPSAHGHLRQRTDFET